From Corvus cornix cornix isolate S_Up_H32 chromosome 5, ASM73873v5, whole genome shotgun sequence, the proteins below share one genomic window:
- the UEVLD gene encoding ubiquitin-conjugating enzyme E2 variant 3 isoform X2, translated as MALAEEALRRQLGKYKFRDLTIEELKNVSKTYPNFTFSMNTYTFKDGSQKDLLNFSGTVPVKYGNSYNIPIHLWILDSHPFAPPICFLKPTANMGISVGKHVDARGRIYLPYLQNWSHPKSTLIGLIKEMIAKFEEELPLYSLSSSDAARQSELLSYIAKITEGETDMKSRSKIGGKNEGCFNKITVVGAGDLGIACVLAVAAKDVADKVVLLDLSEGAAKGGTMDLEIFAVPNVEISKDFSSSADSKVVVLTVNSLGNAQTYLDVIQSNVDLFRGIIPAVSHYSQNAVLLVASHPALSRTLSLRVFSLLLPR; from the exons ATGGCGCTGGCGGAGGAGGCGCTCCGGAGGCAGCTGGGCAAG tATAAATTCAGAGACCTGACCATAGAAGAGCTGAAGAATGTTAGCAAGACCTACCCCAACTTCACTTTCTCCATGAACACATACA cctTCAAGGATGGATCCCAGAAGGACCTCCTGAATTTTAGTGGTACTGTTCCAGTGAAATATG GTAATTCCTATAACATACCTATTCATCTGTGGATCCTGGATTCTCATCCCTTTGCTCCCCCCATTTGCTTCCTGAAGCCGACTGCAAACATGGGCATTTCAGTGGGAAAACATGTTGATGCACGTGGCAGGATTTATTTGCCCTACCTGCAAAACTGGAGCCAT CCTAAATCAACTCTCATTGGATTAATCAAGGAAATGATTGCAAAGTTTGAGGAAGAGCTCCCTTTGTATTCACTGTCATCTTCTGATGCAGCCAGGCAATCAGAACTTCTCTCCTATATTGCAAAGATTACTGAAG GAGAGACTGACATGAAATCAAGGAGTAAAATTGGAGGCAAAAATGAAGGATGTTTTAACAAAATTACTGTTGTTGGAGCTGGAGATCTTGGCATTGCCTGTGTACTAGCAGTTGCAGCAAAG GATGTTGCAGACAAGGTGGTTCTTTTGGATCTTTCTGAAGGTGCAGCAAAAGGAGGAACCATGGATTTGGAGATTTTTGCTGTGCCAAATGTGGAGATCAGCAAAG atttttcttcttcagctgatTCCAAAGTTGTGGTGCTTACAGTCAATTCTCTGGGTAATGCTCAGACTTACCTTGATGTCATACAAAGCAATGTGGATTTGTTCAGAGGAATTATTCCAGCAGTATCACACTACAGTCAGAATGCTGTTCTCCTTGTTGCTTCTCATCCAG ctttgAGCAGGACACTGtctttgagggttttttctttactgttaccaagataa
- the SPTY2D1 gene encoding protein SPT2 homolog produces the protein MDFRNILVMASEQQGLNAVPKRYSLAVGPPKKVPKVKGVESAAVQAFLRRQEEEKRKKALEERRKKEQLLARRIELKHDRKARAMASRTKDNFYGYNGIPVEEKPKKRRTCENVAQAPEAEYATEDEAEQLEYSQTESEHEQEEYEEKPSKAAVKPKAPPKSAPAPLNFAELLRLAEKKQYEPVEIKPVKKVEERPRTAEELREREFLGRKNKKVEMHKKSEKEIKPAGISSSSKKLSSQKASVNAKLNKSSVDKHSTSKSSLSLSMGGIDKKSKAPALTEKHPRSSSSSRLDQMERNSQNGSLKSSTGSSHSKLPVNGIKKSGSSSHVPPSKPMANGAQRLPSAKESSLKKSAHAKPGKPAALQHGINSNAKRSGSSLGKGGPGHPGGGSSAGPGRSSSSSGVGPGRPGSGLSSGPARLGSSSVPGPGRPGSSSSTGPGRPGGGSGVGPGRPTGSSSTGPGRPGSSSGVGLKRPGSSLGTGSGRPGSSTNIGPGRPGSSLGTGPGRPGVSPSTGAKRPGSSLGTGPGRPGISTSTGPARPGSGPGTAVKPKCTVVSETISSKNLVTRPSNGQMNGMRPFPGHRPVLHPQGLGRPPISYKRQIDDDDDDEYDSEMDDFIEDEGEPQEEISKHIREIFGYDRKRYKDESDYALRYMESSWREQQKEEARSLRLGVQEDLEELRREEEELKRKRQSKKLRTR, from the exons ATGGATTTCCGCAACATTCTCGTGATGGCCTCGGAGCAGCAGGGGCTGAACGCGGTGCCG aAAAGGTACAGTTTAGCTGTTGGTCCTCCCAAAAAAGTTCCCAAAGTCAAGGGTGTAGAGTCTGCAGCAGTGCAAGCCTTTCTCAGACggcaagaagaagaaaagaggaaaaaag CgctggaagaaagaaggaagaaagagcagCTCTTGGCAAGGCGCATTGAACTGAAACATGACAGAAAGGCAAGAGCCATGGCCTCACGAACAAAGGATAATTTTTATGGTTATAATGGCATTCCTGTTGAAGAGAAGCCTAAAAAGAGGAGGACTTGTGAGAATGTTGCTCAAGCCCCAGAGGCTGAGTATGCAACAGAAGATGAAGCTGAGCAACTTGAATACAGTCAGACAGAATCTgagcatgagcaagaagaatATGAAGAGAAACCATCCAAAGCTGCAGTGAAACCAAAGGCACCTCCCAAAAGTGCACCGGCACCTCTGAACTTTGCAGAGCTATTGAGGcttgctgaaaagaaacaatatGAACcagtggaaataaaaccagtgaaaaaGGTGGAAGAGAGGCCCAGAACTGCAGAAGAATTGAGAGAGAGGGAGTTCTTGGGAcgcaaaaacaaaaaagtagaaATGCATAAGAAAAGTGAGAAGGAGATTAAGCCTGCAGGGATATCCAGTTCTTCAAAAAAACTGTCTTCTCAAAAAGCATCTGTAAATGCAAAACTTAATAAAAGTTCAGTAGATAAACATTCCACATCTAAAAGCAGTCTGTCACTTTCTATGGGTGGTATTGATAAGAAATCCAAAGCACCAGCATTGACTGAAAAACACCCACGGTCATCATCTTCTTCCAGACTTGATCAAATGGAAAGAAACTCACAAAATGGTTCCTTAAAAAGCTCTACTGGTAGCAGTCATAGTAAATTACCTGTCAATGGTATTAAAAAGTCTGGCTCAAGCTCTCACGTGCCACCCTCAAAACCCATGGCCAATGGGGCTCAGAGGCTGCCATCTGCTAAAGAATCCAGCCTGAAAAAGTCTGCCCatgcaaaaccaggaaaacctGCAGCCCTTCAACATGGAATCAACTCCAATGCAAAGCGATCAGGCAGCAGCTTAGGAAAAGGAGGACCTGGACATCCCGGGGGTGGTTCAAGTGCAGGACCGGGGCGATCAAGCAGCAGTTCTGGCGTGGGACCTGGGAGGCCAGGAAGTGGTTTAAGCTCAGGACCTGCGCGactgggcagcagctcagtccCAGGACCTGGGaggccaggcagcagctcaagCACAGGACCTGGGCGACCGGGGGGTGGCTCAGGAGTGGGACCAGGAAGGCCGACAGGCAGCTCAAGCACAGGACCTGGGCGACCGGGCAGCAGCTCAGGCGTGGGACTGAAGCGACCGGGCAGCAGCTTGGGCACTGGATCAGGAAGGCCgggcagcagcacaaacatAGGACCAGGGCGACCAGGCAGCAGCTTGGGAACAGGACCAGGAAGGCCAGGAGTCAGTCCAAGCACAGGAGCCAAGCGACCAGGCAGCAGCTTGGGCACTGGACCAGGGAGGCCGGGCATCAGCACAAGCACAGGACCTGCGCGACCAGGCAGTGGCCCGGGCACAGCTGTAAAACCCAAGTGTACTGTTGTGTCAGAAACCATTTCTTCTAAAAACCTTGTCACAAGACCTAGCAATGGACAGATGAATGGAATGAGACCTTTTCCAGGGCATAGACCTGTGCTTCATCCTCAAG GTCTTGGAAGACCACCTATTAGTTACAAGAGACAAatagatgatgatgatgatgatgaataTGACTCTGAAATGGATGACTTCATTGAAGATGAAGGGGAACCTCAAGAAGAAATATCAAAACATATTCGGGAAATATTTGGCTATGACCGGAAAAG gtaCAAAGATGAAAGTGATTATGCCTTACGTTATatggagagcagctggagagagcaaCAGAAAGAAGAAGCTAGGAG CTTGAGACTTGGTGTTCAGGAAGACTTGGAAGAATTGAGACGGGAAGAAGAAGAATTGAAACGCAAGAGACAGTCAAAGAAGCTGAGGACACGTTAA